A stretch of DNA from Candida dubliniensis CD36 chromosome 6, complete sequence:
tattgtttttttagaGTAAATCTTAATTCATTCTTCTGTTATACATTTATTCatatattcaattctaCAAGAcaagggggggggggagagCCTATATATCCTTTATAATAATGTAATTTTCCCACTTTCTGGTTTTTTTCCCTTTCCTTacctttcctttcctttcctttattttatttttcatatttcatttttcatttcaattataCTAGTTATTTgtcttttcaaaaaatgtcaaatcaagaaaatttaCATCCATACTTGAAGAGACCATCAATAAAACGACCACTTAATCTATTGGTACGACTCAGTGCCAATTTTTCAGAAATTCGACTTCCTTATTTAGATGATGTTTCATTACCAAAATCTCCTTTGgaaaaagataaaactATTCATCAATGTGAACCAGTAGATATAAAATCCGATTATGATATTGAAGGTTGTACTGTGGGTAGAAATAGTTTTCTGTatgaattagaagaaattgatgcCACTAGTAgttattatgattatgatgatgatgatgatatgaaaagtaataatatcaGTATTTCTCAAACTACTTTAGCCATGtcaacttcaacaacaacagcaacacTAACAGAAATGGGTAATTCATCAAccattaaaaattttaaaccaaaagaatattattatgaagCTGATGCTGGTGATGGTACTCATGCTATTGATCAATATGTCACTGGTTTTAGATTAGGTTTAACACTTTTCAGTTGtattatttcattatttttagtaGTTTTAGATCAAACTATAGTGACAACAATTATTAGTGATGttggtaataaatttaaatcatttgataaaattggtTGGTTAACTTCAGGATATCTTTTACCAATGGCatgtttatcattattaaatagTAAAATTGCTATAATAtttggaagaaaaaattgtcTTTTAATGggaatattaatatttgaaattggttCATTAATAGCTGctttatcaaaaaatatGTCAATGTTAATTGGTGCTAGAGTAATACAAGGTTTAGGTGGTGGTACTATtcaatcaatgatttctATAATTTTAACAGAATCAGTTCCAATTTCTAAAAGATCATTATCATATGCATTATTAGGAATCACTTATTCTTGTAGTTTTTTGGGTCCAATTATTGGTGCAGCAATATTAACTCATTTAAATTGGCGATGGTgtttttatataaatttacCTATTGGTGGAACAGCATTTATTGTTCTTTTAATAGGATTTAATCCTCCTAAAGTAACAGGAAATATTAAAGATAAACTTAAAAAAATCGATTATATGGggatttttttattaactACTGGacttgttttaattttattaggTCTATCATTTGGTGGTAgtaaagaatttaaatGGAATTCAGGttatattattcaaaattttattgttgGAGGATTTCTGATTATGGCATTTTTAATATGGACATTTAAATATTCTCCAAATCCAAtgattttatcaatttttattaaaaaatttactaTATTATGTGCTTGTATTTCTGCATTTACCAATTTTGCCGTATTTATTGCTTTAATTACTTATTTAGCAACTTATTTTCAAGttgtttttaataaatctgcttttaaatcatcaattgcCATTTTACCAATGATTGTATCGGTGGTAATTGCTTCAATGTTAAATGGACCTTTTATTCGTCGTACAAGAAATGTGAAAATACCTATGATAATTTCTGGAATTTTTGCTCCTGTTGGAgcaacattattattaatgttgGATAAAGATGCTAATAATTCTAAACAAATTGGTTGTCAAATTGTTATAGGAGTATCTATTGGATTACAATTCCaaccatcattattatctgCTCAACTTGAATTACCCAAAGATGTTGAAGgatcattaataatgatcACAGTATTTATGtcatttttgaaatcattaGGAGGTACTTTGGGTGTTATTATAGCTCAACttgtttataataattctgTGCTggttaattttaaaaatttactTAATGATTTGGATACTACTTCTATTCAGTATAAAACTATTCTGAGATTTAATgctaatgaaattgttgctACTCCAGATCTTTTATGGTCAGCAATACCAGATTCAAATATTCGTGGACTCGTTTTAGATAAAGTTATTGTTCACGCTCTTAAGAATGTGTATTATGTATCGATTGGTCTTGGTGTTGTTTGTGCCATTGCATCTTTGTGGACAACTAATAAAAAAGTCCctaaagatgaagatgttCGTAAATGAGAGAGTCGtcaataaaatgaaaatttttctaaattgtttttaatatattatcGTCATTGTGTTTTActacaaaataataaaagagATTTCCCCTTTCTTAAAtttattgcaaaaaaaagtttttgtAGCCAAATTTacataaattatttaaatctttttcaaattgaacTAACAGTTTAAgttattgatatttctaACATTCTTTTTACAATATAAAAAGgtctatatatatatatatatatatatatatatataaatctaTCTAAGCTAATGGTTTACCCAATCTAcctctttcttcttcttcattgaAAACTTTATTTTCTCCATGTTTAAGCCAAGTATTGTATCCATAATTATCATGATTATAAAATGTTGCTCTTTCATAAGGAGTTAAAGAAATCCCATCATGTAatcttttaattaaatcGGGATTAGATATGAAAAATCTTGAAAAAGCAATTAAAGTTCgatcattattaatatcttcattaattttattcaattcatgAGCATAAGTACCTGCCCGAATTACTTTCCCTTGCCAATGtttcaaaacaaattcatttgaaCCAATTTGATTCTCTTTAGCAATATCCCAACTAGCTTGAACTCGAGGTTCAACTAATGAAATATAAGCCAATTCATTACCACAATTTGCTCTTTCTTgtaattgatcaataatatatttgtGAATTTCTTCTCCTTCAACTTTGACATTTTGAAATGTAGCCCATGGTGATAAACGAACAGCTAATTTATCAGCAccaattatatcaattaatttatcaataattcttaataataatcGAGAACGATTTTCAATACTACCAccatatttatcaattctCTTGTTAGAAGCAAggtttaaaaattgatctAATAAATACCCATGAGCTGAATGTACttcaatataatcaaatcCTGCTTCAATAGCATGTTTAGCAGCATTTGgatattcaatttcaacaatatgatcaatttcttcttcagttaATGCCCGTAATTCATTACCAACTTCTTTAGccaatttt
This window harbors:
- a CDS encoding azole resistance protein, putative (Similar to S. cerevisiae AZR1;~In S. cerevisiae: plasma membrane transporter of the major facilitator superfamily, involved in resistance to azole drugs such as ketoconazole and fluconazole) — its product is MSNQENLHPYLKRPSIKRPLNLLVRLSANFSEIRLPYLDDVSLPKSPLEKDKTIHQCEPVDIKSDYDIEGCTVGRNSFSYELEEIDATSSYYDYDDDDDMKSNNISISQTTLAMSTSTTTATLTEMGNSSTIKNFKPKEYYYEADAGDGTHAIDQYVTGFRLGLTLFSCIISLFLVVLDQTIVTTIISDVGNKFKSFDKIGWLTSGYLLPMACLSLLNSKIAIIFGRKNCLLMGILIFEIGSLIAALSKNMSMLIGARVIQGLGGGTIQSMISIILTESVPISKRSLSYALLGITYSCSFLGPIIGAAILTHLNWRWCFYINLPIGGTAFIVLLIGFNPPKVTGNIKDKLKKIDYMGIFLLTTGLVLILLGLSFGGSKEFKWNSGYIIQNFIVGGFSIMAFLIWTFKYSPNPMILSIFIKKFTILCACISAFTNFAVFIALITYLATYFQVVFNKSAFKSSIAILPMIVSVVIASMLNGPFIRRTRNVKIPMIISGIFAPVGATLLLMLDKDANNSKQIGCQIVIGVSIGLQFQPSLLSAQLELPKDVEGSLIMITVFMSFLKSLGGTLGVIIAQLVYNNSVSVNFKNLLNDLDTTSIQYKTISRFNANEIVATPDLLWSAIPDSNIRGLVLDKVIVHALKNVYYVSIGLGVVCAIASLWTTNKKVPKDEDVRK
- the EBP1 gene encoding NADPH dehydrogenase, putative (Similar to S. cerevisiae OYE2;~In C. albicans: oxidoreductase that binds mammalian oestrogens with high affinity), with translation MTVDNEGIAINPLGSTKLFQPIKLGTNTLSQRIAFAPSTRYRATKDNIPTDLQLQYYSERSQYPGTLIITEATYTSRQGGLSPFVPGIYNDTQTKSWKKINNEIHANKSFSSIQLWYLGRVANPKDLKNARLSFVAPSTVYWNEESEKLAKEVGNELRALTEEEIDHIVEIEYPNAAKHAIEAGFDYIEVHSAHGYLLDQFLNLASNKRIDKYGGSIENRSRLLLRIIDKLIDIIGADKLAVRLSPWATFQNVKVEGEEIHKYIIDQLQERANCGNELAYISLVEPRVQASWDIAKENQIGSNEFVLKHWQGKVIRAGTYAHELNKINEDINNDRTLIAFSRFFISNPDLIKRLHDGISLTPYERATFYNHDNYGYNTWLKHGENKVFNEEEERGRLGKPLA